GCCCCCTCGACGTCGGAGAGTCACCTCCCCCCGCCCTCGCCTGCCGCCACTGCGACCAACACGGCGCCGGAGATGTCCGATTTTCGGGCACGTCCGACCCGAACGGCCGCAAACCCGATCGTCCCACCGGCGTAATTCGACAGATTTTCGACATCAACTTCACAGTCGACGCAATGCTTGCGGCACTCACTCGATCAGAGCAACGCACGGTAAAACTGGTCACCGAGGGTGTCGAACGTGGCGATCCCCAGCAGGTCGGGCCGATTGAGATGCGCCTCAACAGGGCTTTGCGCACGCACCGTGAGCAACCGGGTGGACACCCTCGCGTCACGCCCCCTTTTCCGCACGGTTTCGGAGTGGCTACAGTCCTGCCACCTGGGAGCGCTCCCAGTCCGGTCAGACCCCCGTTGCACCGACGCTGCGAGGACCTGCTGATGCACTCTCCCCAAGCACTCGGCCCCGACCGCGAGGGCCACCGCGCGCACTCCACGAGCAGGCTGGCCGCCGCGACGGCGTTGTCCGGCGCACTGGTCGCGAGCGCGGTGGCGCTCGTGCTCGGCGGCGGTGCGACCAGCGCCCAGGCCGCCGACTCCGCGTTCTATGTCGCGCCCGACACCTCCGCGGCGCGGTGGGTGGCGCAGAACCCGGGCGACTCGCGGGCGGCGGTGATCCGCGACCGGATCGCCAACGTGCCGCAGGCGCGCTGGTACACCACGACCAACACCTCGCAGGTCCGGGCGCAGGTCGACTCGTTCGTCGGCGCGGCGGCGGCGGCCGGGAAGATCCCGATCATGGTCGTCTACAACATCCCGAACCGCGACTGCGGTGGCGCCAGCGGTGGCGGCGCGCCGTCGCACCAGGCGTACCGGGCGTGGGTGGACGAGGTCGCGGCCGGTCTCGCCGGGCGCCCGGCGGCGATCATCCTGGAGCCCGACGTGCTGCCGATCATGAGCAGCTGCCAGAGCGAGGGCCAGCAGAACGAGACCAAGGCGTCGATGGCCTACGCGGGCAAGAAGCTCAAGTCCGGGTCGTCGCAGGCGAAGGTGTACTTCGACATCGGCCACTCGGCGTGGCTCACGCCGGCCGAGGCGGCGAACCGGCTGCGCGGGGCGGACATCGCCAACAGCGCCGACGGCATCGCCACGAACGTGTCGAACTACCGGTACACCCGGGACGAGGTCGCGTTCGCCAAGGCGGTGCTGAACAACCTGGGCGACAGCAGGTTCAAGGCCGTCGTCGACACCAGCCGCAACGGCAACGGGCCGCTGGGCAGCGAGTGGTGCGACCCGGCCGGGCGCGCCATCGGCACGCCCAGCACCACCGACACCGGCGACGCGCAGATCGCCGCGTTCCTGTGGGTCAAGCTGCCCGGCGAGGCGGACGGCTGCATCGCCGGCGCGGGCCAGTTCGTGCCGCAGCGCGCGTACGAGATGGCGATGGCCGCGGGCCCGACCAGCACCACCACGAGCACGTCCACCACCACCAGCACCACCACTACGACCACGACCACTACGACGAGCACGACGACGACCACCACGCCACCCGCGGGGACCGGGTGCCGGGTGAGCCATCGCGTGATCAACCAGTGGTCCGGCGGTTACAGCGGCGAGATCGTCATCGAGAACCGGGGTGCTTCGATCGACTCCTGGACGCTGACGTTCTCCGCACCCGGTGTGACCGTTTCCCAGGGCTGGAACGGGACGTGGACCGACACGGGCGACACCGTGCGCGTCGTCAACGCGTCCTGGAACGGCAGGCTCGCCACCGGCGGTACCGCGACCGTCGGGTACAACGCGAGCTTCAGCGGCGGCACCCCACCGTTCTCTTCTCCCACTGTGAACGGTGCGGCGTGCGCCTGATGCCGTGACAGCCCGCACCGGAGCGGCCCGCTTCCCCGACCTCGGCAGTCGTCGGGAGGCGGGCCGCTCCTTATACCCTGGGCAGGTGACCGAACCGATGCCCGCCGAGGCCCTCGCCGCGCTGGCCGACGACCCGAGCCCGGACATCCGCGCGAACCTGCTCCTGCGCGCCGACACGCCCGCCGAGCTGCGCTACCAGGTGCACGCGGCGCTCGCCGCCGAGGCCGCCGCCGGCGACCGCGCGGCGGAGAACGCCCTGGCGTGGGTGCGCCTCTCCCGGTCCGGTCGCACCGCCTGCGACGGTCCCGAATGAGCACCCCGTGCCCGTGCGGGCTGGGCGACCCGTACGAGCACTGCTGCGGCCCGTTCCACGAGGGCCGGAAGAAGCCGCCGACCGCGGAGGCCCTCATGCGGTCGCGCTACAGCGCGTTCGCCGTGGGCGATGAGGACTACCTGCTCGCCACCTGGCACCCCACCACCCGGCCGGCGTCGCTGGAGCTGGACCCGGAGCAGCGCTGGAACCGCCTGGAGGTGCTGGGCCGCACCGGCGGCACGCTGTTCCAGACGACGGGCACCGTGGAGTTCCGCGCCCACTGCCGGGTGCGCGGCGGGCGGGACGTGCTGCACGAGAACAGCCGCTTCGTCCGCGAGGACGGCGTGTGGCTGTACGTCAGCCCGGTCTGACCGGCGGCCCCGGTCCGGCGGGTCAGCGGGGCGCGTTCTGCGAGCCCCGCACGCCGGTGGCCGAGCCGCGGGGCAGGGCGCAGGTCGCCCCCGTGTTGAACTCACCCGCCGAGGTGTCGAGGCCGGTCTTCTTCCGCGTGCCCTCGTAGCCCGCGTGGCATGGCGGGGGGTCGAAGAAGGTCAGGGCCAGGCCGAACGACGCCTGGCCGCCGCGCACCGCCGACGCGCCCACCGAGACGGCGTCCGGCACGGTCACCAGCACCTCCTCCAGCTGGCCCTGGCGGGTGACCAGGACGTCCGCGGTGGTCAGGAGGTTGGACAGCAGCACGCCGAGGTTCGGCCCCGAGTCGCGCAGCAGGGCGCTGACCTCGGTGGCGGCTCCCGGTGCGGCGGCGATGACGCGTCTCAGGTCCCCGTCGGAGGCGCGCAGGCGCTCGGCGACCAGCAGGGCGCTGTCGGCGAACGAGTCGATCGCCGCCGAGTGGTCGAGCTGGGTCTGGAGCACGGTCGCCGAGTCGTTCAGCAGCCGCGTGGTCTGCGGCAGGTGCTCCCCCGCCGTCTCGATGAACCGCGTGGTGGCGTCGAGCAGCACCTGGAGGTCCGGGCCGGTGCCGCGCAGGGCCTGGTCGAGTTCGTCGACGACGGTGCGCAGCGAGTCCACCGGCACGGAGCGGGCCAGTTCGTCCAGGTCGGTCAGCACCTTCTCGACGGGCAGGGGCAGCGTGGTCCGCGACTCGGGGATGACCGAGCCGTCCACCAGGTACGGCCCGTCCGCGCCGCGCGGCCGCAGGTCCACGTACTGCTCGCCGACCGCCGACCGGTTGGCCACCACGGCCTCCAGGTCGGCCGGTATCGGCGGCGCGCCCGCCGTGATGCGCAGCTCGACCTCGACCCGGCGGTCGACCAGCCGGATCGGGCCGACCCGGCCGACGGGGACGCCCCGGTAGGTCACCTCGCCGCCGGTGAACAGGCCGCCGGTGCGGGCCAGCTCCACGCGCACCGCGTACCCGTCGTCCACGACGACCAGCCCGGCGTACTCCGCGCCGACGTAGCTGACGCCGAGCAGCGCGATGACGGTGAACAGCGCGATCCGCACGCGCACCCGGCGGGTGGTCATCGACGTCCTCCGGGTTTCAGCGTGAGGTAGGTGTTGAGGTAGTCGCCCTTGATGCCGTCGAGGACGGCGTCGGTGAACGGGAAGGTGAGCAGCAGTTCGAGGGACTGCGGCAGGTCCTGGCCGGCTTCGGCGAGCGTGCGCAGCGTCGGCTCCAGGGCCTTCAGGTCGGCGACCAGGTCCTCGCGGCTGCGGTCGACCACGTCGGTCGCGACCGAGGACAGCCGGTCCAGCGAGTCGAGCAGGCCGACGAGCCGACCGCGCTGCTCGTGCAGCACCTTCAGGCCGGGTTCCAGCCCGTCGAGCACCTCGCCGATGTCGGCCTTGCGGGACTCCAGGGACGACGCGAGCCGATCCATGCCGTCGAGCGCGCGGGTGATCTCGTCCTTGTGCCCGTCGAGCGCGCCCACGAAACCGTCCACCGTGGACAGCAGCGACCGGGCGGCGGCCTCGTTGCCGGACAGCGCCGCGCCCAGCTCCCGGGAGATGTCCTGGATCTGCCCGATGCCGCCGCCGTTGAGCAGCATGGACAGCGCGCCGAACACCTCCTCCACCTCGGGGTTGCGGTTGGTCCGGGTCACCGGGATGACCGCGCCGTCCACCAGGGGCGTCGCCGAGCGCTGCGCCGGCGGGGCCAGCTCCACGTACTTCTCGCCCAGCAGGCTGGACTGGCGCAGCCGGGCCAGGGCGTTCGAGGGCAGCAGCACGTCGCCGCGCACGGCCACCCGCACGAGGGCCGTGGAGCCGTCCTCGGACAGCCCGATGTCCTCGACCTTGCCGACCGCGACGTCGTCCACCTTCACCCCGGCGTGCGGCACGAGGTCGAGCACGTCGTCGAACTCCACGACCACCCGGTAGGGCCGGTCACCGAGGTCCGCGCCGCCGGGCAGCGGCAGGTCGTAGGCGCTCGGCATGGTCGAGCAGCCGGTGAGGACCAGCACGCAGGCCACCGCGAGGAGCCGCTTCACCGCGCACCCCCCGGCACGCTCAGCAGGTCGGCGACGAACTCGTTGAGGTTGGCGCGCGCGTTGAGCGTGCCGGTCGCCGGGTCGTAGGCGCCGACCACGTTGTGCAGCGCGACCGGGGCCACGTCGAGCACCTCGGCGAGCGACTGCTGCTGCCGCACCAGGGAACCGGTGAGCACGGCGAGGTCGTCCACACCGGACCGGACCCGCTCGCGGTTGTCGCGCACGAAGGTCCGCACCTGCTCCAGCGCGCCCGCCAGCTCGCCCAGCGCCGTGCCCAGGTCGTCGCGCTCGGCGGCGAAGAACCCGGACACGTCGGCGAGCTGGTCGGCGAGCCTGCCCACCTGCTCGTCGTCGGCGGCGAGCATCCCGGTGAACGCCTGGAGGTTGTCCACCGTGCCGAAGAGGTCCTCGCGGGACCCGGCGAGCGTCCTGGCCGCGTCGGCGAGCCGCCGGATCGACTCGCCGAGCGGGCCACCGGTGCCGTCGAGGTTCGCCGCGCCGGTGCGCAGCAGGTCGGACAGCGCGCCCTGGCGGTTGGCGCCGTTCGGGCCGAGCGCGGTGAGCAGGCTGTCGAGACTGGCGTAGAGCTCGTCCAGCTCGACCGTGCCCGCGGTGCGCGCGCTGGTGATCACCGCGCCGGGCGCCATCCGGTCGCCGCCGGTGTAGACGGGGGTGAGCTGCACGTACCGGTCGGCGACGATGGTGGGCGAGACGACGACGGCGCGGGCGTCGGCGGGCACGTCCACGCCGTGGTCCAGCTCCAGGTCGACCCGGACGGAGCCGCCCTCGGGCAGCACGCCGACGACCTGTCCGACGCGCACGCCGAGGACGCGCACGTCGGAGCCCTCGTAGACGCCGACCGCGGCGGTGAAGTAGGCCGTGACGCGGGTCGCGGCGGGGCGCAGGAAGACCCACCACGCGGCGACCACCGCCACGAGCACCAGCACGAGGGCCTGGGCGAGCCCGACGACCACGCGCCGGCGGTTCCTGGTCCGGACGAACATCAGCGGCCTCCCGGTGCGCAGTCGCGCCCGCCACCGGGCTGCGCGACCAGCCCGCACACGTACGCGTCGACCCACTCGCCGTTGCCGAGCGCGTTGTTGAGCACGCGGTAGTACGGTCCGGCGAGCGCGAGCCCCCGTTCCAGCGCCTCCTGGTTGTCCCGCAGCACGTCGGTGACGCGTTCGAGCTGTTCGAGGGCGGGCCGCAGCTGCTCGGAGTTGTCCGCGACGAGGCCGGAGAGCTGCCGGGACATCTCGCGCGTGCCGTCGAGCAGCTTCGCGATGGCGTCGCGGCGGTGGCCGACCTCCTCCAGCAGCAGGTTGCCGTCGGTGATGAGCGCGGCGAAGTCGGTGGTGCGGTCGGCGAGCGCCCCGGTGACCTTGTTCGCGCCCGCGACCAGCGACGCGAGCTGCTCGTCGCGGCTGGAGATGGTCCTGGACAGCGCCGACAGGCCGTCGAGCGCCTGCCTCACGTGCTCCGGCGAGTCGCGGAAGGTGTCGCTGAGCACCTGGAAGCTCCGCGCCAGCTGGTCGGTGTCGATCTCGGTGAGGGTGGTGGACAGCCCGTTGAACGCGTCGACGACGTCGTAGGGCGAGGTGGTGCGCTCCAGCGGGATGGTCTCCGTGAGCGGGTCGCGGCCCTCGGGGTCGAGGGCCAGGTACTTCTGCCCGAGCAGGGTCTTGATGCGGATCTCGGCGCGGCTGCGGTCGCCCAGCTCGACGCCGGACACCCGGAACGCCACCCGCACGCGGCCGTCGTGCAGCCCGACGTCGGTCACCGCGCCGACCTTCAGGCCGGCCACCCGGACCTCGTCGTCCACGCGCAGGCCGGCCGCCTCGGCGAAGTCGGCGGTGTGCTCCCGTCCGCCGCCGAAGAACGGCAGGTCCTCCAGGAAGAAGGCGAGCGTGGCGGCGAGGGCGACGACCAGGAGCCCGACGGCCCCGAGCAGCGCCGGTCTGCGCGTCATCGGCGGCACCTCGATTCGGTGACCGGGAGGCCGACCGGCGCCCCACCGGGTGCGGGCTCCGCCTCGGACGAGGCGTAGCAGAGGTAGAAGTTCAGCCACGAGCCGTAGGAGGCGGTGCGGCCGATCGCGTCGAACTTGACGGGCAGGTTGCGCACGAACGGCTCCAGCTCCGGCGCGTCGCCGAGGTTGCCGGCGAGCAGGCCGAGGGCGGCGATGTCGTCCTTGAGCGGTTGGCGGCCCTGCTCCAGCAGGGCCGCGGTGCTGTCGCTCAGGGCGGCCAGGCCGGTGATGGCGTTGCCGATGGGTTCGCGGTCGGCGGCGAACCCGGACACGAGCTGCCGCAGGGACGTCAGCAGCGAGCCGAACCGGTCGTCGCGCGAGTTCACCGTCTCCAGCACCGCGTTGAGGTTCGCGACGACGTCGCCGATCACCTCGTCCTTGGCGGCGAGGGTGGTGGTGAGCGACGCGGTGTGGGCCAGGAGGCTCTCGACCGTGCCGCCCTCGCCCTGGAGGACCTGGACGATCTCGTGGGACAGCGTGTTGACGTCCTCCGGGTTCAGCGCCTGGAACAAGGGCTTGAACCCGTTGAACAGGGTGGTGAGGTCGAGGGCGGGCACGGTGCGCTCGACCGGGATGAGCCCGCCGCGCGGCAGCGCCTCGCCCATCCGGCCGGCGGGCTGCTCCAGCGCGACGTACCGCTGGCCGACCAGGTTGCGGTACTTGATGGTGGCGGTGACGTCGGCGGACAGGGTCCGGCCGTCGGCGACCGAGAAGCCGACGTCGACCAGCTCGCCGTCCACCAGGGTCAGGGACTCCACCTGGCCGACCTTCACCCCGGACATCCGCACGTCGTCGCCCTCGGTCAGGGCGGTGACGTCGGTGAACCGGGCGGTGTAGTCGGTGGTGGAGCCGACCCGGCTGCCCGCGATGGTGGCCGCGAGGAACCCGGTGGCGGCGACCGTGACGACGACGAACACGAGGAACTTGGTCAGCGGCGCGGCGGTGTCCCTCACCGGACCCCCATCAGCAGGCCGGCCCAGCCCGGCACCCGGTCGGGCGCGACGGCGTTGACCGGTCCGGCCGGGCAGTGCGGCGCGCCGCCCCGGCGCAGGACCGGGTCGTCGCGGCCCGGCACGTAGCCCTCGCCCGGCGGCACCACGGTGACCTCGGCGTGCACGCCCGGCTGGTCGGTGCCCTTGCCCAGGACCTCGTCCACGCGCGGGCGCATCGCGTTGACCGCGCTCAGCACGCACGGGAACTCGGGCGAGTAGGTGGCGAGCAGCTCGACGGTGGGCCGCGACCGGTCGGCGAGCCCGACGACGACCTCGCCGTTGTCGCGCAGGAAACCGGTCAGGTCGGCCGAGGCGGTGGTGAGGCTGCTGTAGACGGCGTCCAGGTCGGCGCGCTGCTCGGCGAGCGTGCGGCTGACCGCGGTCGCGTCCTTCAGCGCCCGCACGAGGTCGGGTCCGGCGTCGGCGTAGACACCGGTGACGTCGGCGAACTTCGCGATGTCCGCCGTGAGGACGGGCAGTTGCGGGTTGAGCTCGCGCAGGTAGGCGTCGAGCTTCACGATCGTCCGCCCCAGGGTCTCGCCCCGGCCCTCCAGCGCCCGCGCCATCGAGGTGAGCGCGGAGGCGAGCTTGTCCGGCCGCACCGCCTGGAGCGTGGGCAGCAGGTCGGTGAGCACCCGTTCCAGCTCGATCGCGGCGGAGGTGCGGTCCTGCTCGATGACGTCACCCTCGGCGATCGGGCCGCTCGGGTCGTCGGGCGCCTCCAGGCTGACGAAGCGCTCGCCGAACAGCGTCTTCGGCAGCAGGCGGGCCGACACGTTGGCCGGGATGAGGTCCACCTGGTCGGGGCGCAGTGCCAGTTCGACCTCGGCGCCGTCACCGCGGGACCGGATGGCGCGCACCTCGCCCACGAGCACGCCGAGCAGCTTCACGTCCGACTCGGACTGGAGCTGGTTGCCCACGTGGTCGGTGCGCAGCAGAACGGTCACCCGAGGGGTGAAGGCCTTCTGGTAGGTGGCGACCGACAACCCGCACAACGCCACCAGGAGAGCGGCGAAGAGTAGCCCCGACAAGCGCCGTCGCAATGCCACGAGTATTCTCCGGAAAGGGATTGGTGCAGGTTTCCCAGTTACCTGTTACCGGCGAGTACGTTACTCACCGGCTCCGTCGTGCACAAGCATTCGAATTGCTTGTCACAGGCGTGACAAAAAGTCTTTCCGGAACACTCACCTGGATACAAAAAGCCGGGCCGGCACTGGCGTCCCGACGGACGTTGCGGCTACCAATGTCCCCACCGTCGACGAATCGGAGGTGACCGCGTGGGCCGGTTGGAGCACCGCGCCCGATGTCGCACTGGGCCGCCCCGGTACCTGGCCACCGTGCCTGTTGACAGGTTTTCATGATCAAAAATACAGTGTTCGGAATCACACCCAATCGTTTGGTGGTGGGCGAACAGCATGAACAGAACCGGAGAACTCACGGCCCCCGAGTTACCACTCATCGGCAACTCGGACCTCTGGGAGCAGTTGCCCGCCGACCTCGCGCCGAAGTTCCGCGCGCGGGCCGGTGACGTCGCCGTCGACATGGTCCGGGAGATCCAGCACCAGATAGCCGAGTACTCCCAGAAGTTGGAGGGCATGTTCGGCCAGGTGGTGGTGGAGGGCGTGGAGCAGGCGATCCACCAGTTCATCGACCGGATGGTCGACCCGACCGCCGAGCGGGAGGACCGCGCCAAGCTGTTCCGGCTGCTCGGCAAGCTGGAGGTCAGCGCGGGCCGCAGCCTCGACCTGCTCCAGACCGCCTACCGGATCGGCGCGCGCGTGGCGTGGCGGCGCATCTCGGAGTTCGGCCAGACGGAGCGGGTGCCGCTGGCGACGATGTGCCTGATCGCCGAGGCGATCTTCGCCTACATCGACGAGCTGTCGCTGCGCTCGATGGAGGGCTACGCCGAGGCGCAGGCCCGGCACGCGGGCGCGTTGCAGCGCCGGCGCAAGCGGCTGCTGGAGCTGATCCTCGGCGAACCCGGTTACCACCCGAACGCGCTGGCCGACCTCGCCGAGGCCGCGCACTGGCCGTTGCCGGAGAAGGTGCTGGTGGTGGCGCTGGAACGGCGCACCGACCAGCACCAGCTGCCGATACCGGTGCTGCACGAGGACATCCTGATGGACCTGGAGGGCGGTGAGCCGTGCCTGCTGCTCACCGACCCCGAGCGGCAACTGGTCGCGCTGGAGCACAAGCTCGGCGGGTGGCGGGCGGCGGTGGGTCCGGTCGTGCCGCTGGCGTCGGCCCGCCAGTCACTGCGCTGGGCCCGGCGCACGATCACGCTCATCCAGTCGGGCGTGATCCCGGACAAGCCGATGGTGGACACCGGCGAGCACCTGTCCACGCTGCTGCTGCTCGCCGACGAGGACCTGGTGCACGAGCTGGTGAAGCGGGCGCTGGCGCCGCTGGAGGGGTTGACGGCCAAGCAGCAGCAGCGGATGCGGGAGACGATGACCGCGTGGGTCGAGACCCGGGGCAGCGCGCCGGAGGTCGCGTCCAGCCTCGCCGTGCACCCGCAGACCGTGCGCTACCGGTTGCGGCAGTTGGAGGAGCTGTTCGGGGAGAAGCTGCACGACCCGGACGCGCTGTTCGACATGGGCATCGCCCTGCGGGCGCTGCGGCTGCTCACAGCTGGGCCGTCAGCGTGAGGTCGAGGAGGTTGTCCGGTCCGGAGACGAGACCGGTCATCAGCGGGTCGAGGTCCTCGCGCCCCCGGCAGCCGCCGAAGGGCGGGATCGTGTAGACGGCCTTCATCCTGATCACGTGGAGGTCGAACGGGCCGGCGAGGTCGACCCCCGCGGGCGCGGTGGTCTCGCACGCCTGCCCCACGTCGAGCGGCTGCGAGTCCACCGCGACCTCGCCGAGCCTGATCGTCAGGTCGGAGTGCGCCGTGATCTCGCCCTCCCGGATGTGGCCGGTGACCTTGCCGACCGGGACGAGGTCGGTGCGCGCGGTGTTCGGCACGAAGCCGAACACGATGAAGTAGCCGTAGGCGGGCGGTAGCCACAGGTCGCCGACGATCGTGCCCTCGACCAGGTCGATCTCGGCCACCAGGGTGCCGGGACCGATGACGAGGTCCGAGCCGAGCCGGGCGATCCGGCTCACCGCGTCCACGCGGTAGGTGATCGTGATGCCCGCCGCGCGCGCCGGGGCGGGCGGCTCGGGCCGGCGCACCACCCAGGCGGGCCCGGGCAGGGCGCCGAGCAGGGCGGCGACCGCCGCGAGGACCACCACCGCGCTTCTCACGAACACCTCCGCTCTTTCTCCGCAAAGTACTTCCGCCACTTCCCGGACACAAGCCCCGGAAGTGATTTGTCATGCGGGTGACAAACTCCTCCGCAGTTTTTATACCCTTTCTGACACTGTGCGAGAAATGCTCGGACAATGCTTGCAGAGGGTGTCACCCCAAAGCTAGTTTACCGACCAGTAGCCATGCGATTCGTGTTTTCGCACTGCTCTCGACGAGGAGAAGCACATGCTGAAACGGACTGGTCGGACGGCGGTCGGCGGACTCGCGGTCGCGGCGGCGGTGGTCGGCTCCGTCGCGTTCGCGGGCGTCGGGGCCGGTCAGGCCGCCGAGGCGAGCCTGACCCTGGTCTACAGCTGTCCGTTCCCGCTGATCGGCACGCAGGACATGAGCGTGAAGATCGACGTGGCCGACCTGCCGGACTCGGCGGTGGTCGGCGTGGAGACGCCGGCGACGCGGGTCACCGCGACCGCGACCGTGCCGCCGACGGCGACGCAGGGCCTGGCGCTGGTGGGCGCGGCGACCGTGGAGGGCACCGCGAAGGCGCAGACCACGATCGACAACGCGGGCACGCCGCTGGAGATCGTGCCCGACCTGGTGGTGGCCAGGACGAACGTGCCCGCCTCCGGGGCGTTCGACACCGTGGCGACCGGCAGCACCCCGCCGGTGACCTTCGCCAACGCGGGCCGCACGACCATCTCGATCGGGAACTTCAGCACCACCCTGAGGCCGCTCAAGGCCGACGGCACCGAGACCGGCCTGGGCACGTTCACGTCGGACTGCACGCTCAAGCCGGGCCAGACCACCCTGCTCCACGAGTTCACCGTCGCCCCCGCGACCGACCCCACCACGACCACCACCACCACCACCACCACCACGACGACCACCACCACGGTTGAGCCGACGACCACGACGACGACCACGGCCCCGCCGAACGAGCCGCTGGAGATCACCTACGACGTCACCGGCAAGTCGACCATCAAGAAGCTCGGCTCGGACCTGCCGCTCGGACCGGGCACCCTGGCCACCGAGGTCGACCTGCTCGGCGGCACGTTCGCCGGGGACCTCGCGCTGCCGGACGCCCGGGGCAACTTCACGCTGTTCGGCCTCGTGCCCACCACGGCGACCGTGCGACTGGTCCCGCAGGGCAGGACCACCGGCACCATCACGGCCGGCGCGGTGACCGCGCGGACCACCGCCGGCATCCGGCTGACCGACGTCCGGGTCCTGGGCATCCAGGTCGTGAAGCCGACCGACCGGTGCGCCACGGTGACGCCGAGCGTCATCGACCTCCTCTCCAAGCCCGGTTTCGACCCGCTGAACGGCGGCGG
This region of Saccharothrix longispora genomic DNA includes:
- a CDS encoding glycoside hydrolase family 6 protein; its protein translation is MHSPQALGPDREGHRAHSTSRLAAATALSGALVASAVALVLGGGATSAQAADSAFYVAPDTSAARWVAQNPGDSRAAVIRDRIANVPQARWYTTTNTSQVRAQVDSFVGAAAAAGKIPIMVVYNIPNRDCGGASGGGAPSHQAYRAWVDEVAAGLAGRPAAIILEPDVLPIMSSCQSEGQQNETKASMAYAGKKLKSGSSQAKVYFDIGHSAWLTPAEAANRLRGADIANSADGIATNVSNYRYTRDEVAFAKAVLNNLGDSRFKAVVDTSRNGNGPLGSEWCDPAGRAIGTPSTTDTGDAQIAAFLWVKLPGEADGCIAGAGQFVPQRAYEMAMAAGPTSTTTSTSTTTSTTTTTTTTTTSTTTTTTPPAGTGCRVSHRVINQWSGGYSGEIVIENRGASIDSWTLTFSAPGVTVSQGWNGTWTDTGDTVRVVNASWNGRLATGGTATVGYNASFSGGTPPFSSPTVNGAACA
- a CDS encoding YchJ family protein, producing the protein MSTPCPCGLGDPYEHCCGPFHEGRKKPPTAEALMRSRYSAFAVGDEDYLLATWHPTTRPASLELDPEQRWNRLEVLGRTGGTLFQTTGTVEFRAHCRVRGGRDVLHENSRFVREDGVWLYVSPV
- a CDS encoding MlaD family protein, with the protein product MTTRRVRVRIALFTVIALLGVSYVGAEYAGLVVVDDGYAVRVELARTGGLFTGGEVTYRGVPVGRVGPIRLVDRRVEVELRITAGAPPIPADLEAVVANRSAVGEQYVDLRPRGADGPYLVDGSVIPESRTTLPLPVEKVLTDLDELARSVPVDSLRTVVDELDQALRGTGPDLQVLLDATTRFIETAGEHLPQTTRLLNDSATVLQTQLDHSAAIDSFADSALLVAERLRASDGDLRRVIAAAPGAATEVSALLRDSGPNLGVLLSNLLTTADVLVTRQGQLEEVLVTVPDAVSVGASAVRGGQASFGLALTFFDPPPCHAGYEGTRKKTGLDTSAGEFNTGATCALPRGSATGVRGSQNAPR
- a CDS encoding MCE family protein; the encoded protein is MKRLLAVACVLVLTGCSTMPSAYDLPLPGGADLGDRPYRVVVEFDDVLDLVPHAGVKVDDVAVGKVEDIGLSEDGSTALVRVAVRGDVLLPSNALARLRQSSLLGEKYVELAPPAQRSATPLVDGAVIPVTRTNRNPEVEEVFGALSMLLNGGGIGQIQDISRELGAALSGNEAAARSLLSTVDGFVGALDGHKDEITRALDGMDRLASSLESRKADIGEVLDGLEPGLKVLHEQRGRLVGLLDSLDRLSSVATDVVDRSREDLVADLKALEPTLRTLAEAGQDLPQSLELLLTFPFTDAVLDGIKGDYLNTYLTLKPGGRR
- a CDS encoding MCE family protein, encoding MFVRTRNRRRVVVGLAQALVLVLVAVVAAWWVFLRPAATRVTAYFTAAVGVYEGSDVRVLGVRVGQVVGVLPEGGSVRVDLELDHGVDVPADARAVVVSPTIVADRYVQLTPVYTGGDRMAPGAVITSARTAGTVELDELYASLDSLLTALGPNGANRQGALSDLLRTGAANLDGTGGPLGESIRRLADAARTLAGSREDLFGTVDNLQAFTGMLAADDEQVGRLADQLADVSGFFAAERDDLGTALGELAGALEQVRTFVRDNRERVRSGVDDLAVLTGSLVRQQQSLAEVLDVAPVALHNVVGAYDPATGTLNARANLNEFVADLLSVPGGAR
- a CDS encoding MCE family protein produces the protein MTRRPALLGAVGLLVVALAATLAFFLEDLPFFGGGREHTADFAEAAGLRVDDEVRVAGLKVGAVTDVGLHDGRVRVAFRVSGVELGDRSRAEIRIKTLLGQKYLALDPEGRDPLTETIPLERTTSPYDVVDAFNGLSTTLTEIDTDQLARSFQVLSDTFRDSPEHVRQALDGLSALSRTISSRDEQLASLVAGANKVTGALADRTTDFAALITDGNLLLEEVGHRRDAIAKLLDGTREMSRQLSGLVADNSEQLRPALEQLERVTDVLRDNQEALERGLALAGPYYRVLNNALGNGEWVDAYVCGLVAQPGGGRDCAPGGR
- a CDS encoding MCE family protein; amino-acid sequence: MRDTAAPLTKFLVFVVVTVAATGFLAATIAGSRVGSTTDYTARFTDVTALTEGDDVRMSGVKVGQVESLTLVDGELVDVGFSVADGRTLSADVTATIKYRNLVGQRYVALEQPAGRMGEALPRGGLIPVERTVPALDLTTLFNGFKPLFQALNPEDVNTLSHEIVQVLQGEGGTVESLLAHTASLTTTLAAKDEVIGDVVANLNAVLETVNSRDDRFGSLLTSLRQLVSGFAADREPIGNAITGLAALSDSTAALLEQGRQPLKDDIAALGLLAGNLGDAPELEPFVRNLPVKFDAIGRTASYGSWLNFYLCYASSEAEPAPGGAPVGLPVTESRCRR
- a CDS encoding MCE family protein; protein product: MSGLLFAALLVALCGLSVATYQKAFTPRVTVLLRTDHVGNQLQSESDVKLLGVLVGEVRAIRSRGDGAEVELALRPDQVDLIPANVSARLLPKTLFGERFVSLEAPDDPSGPIAEGDVIEQDRTSAAIELERVLTDLLPTLQAVRPDKLASALTSMARALEGRGETLGRTIVKLDAYLRELNPQLPVLTADIAKFADVTGVYADAGPDLVRALKDATAVSRTLAEQRADLDAVYSSLTTASADLTGFLRDNGEVVVGLADRSRPTVELLATYSPEFPCVLSAVNAMRPRVDEVLGKGTDQPGVHAEVTVVPPGEGYVPGRDDPVLRRGGAPHCPAGPVNAVAPDRVPGWAGLLMGVR
- a CDS encoding PucR family transcriptional regulator, which codes for MNRTGELTAPELPLIGNSDLWEQLPADLAPKFRARAGDVAVDMVREIQHQIAEYSQKLEGMFGQVVVEGVEQAIHQFIDRMVDPTAEREDRAKLFRLLGKLEVSAGRSLDLLQTAYRIGARVAWRRISEFGQTERVPLATMCLIAEAIFAYIDELSLRSMEGYAEAQARHAGALQRRRKRLLELILGEPGYHPNALADLAEAAHWPLPEKVLVVALERRTDQHQLPIPVLHEDILMDLEGGEPCLLLTDPERQLVALEHKLGGWRAAVGPVVPLASARQSLRWARRTITLIQSGVIPDKPMVDTGEHLSTLLLLADEDLVHELVKRALAPLEGLTAKQQQRMRETMTAWVETRGSAPEVASSLAVHPQTVRYRLRQLEELFGEKLHDPDALFDMGIALRALRLLTAGPSA